A single region of the Nicotiana sylvestris chromosome 6, ASM39365v2, whole genome shotgun sequence genome encodes:
- the LOC104240298 gene encoding uncharacterized protein, giving the protein MSPASRSKPKDKKGGKEPPKAASKPSSVNAGAATPTSGYNPLLGTFHTLETAPVTSNAALHVNGRFRNIDETDDHSGHSLGASTEYDSVSNNGSWSGESEDHKEKTSNPPPRPEAVPGSDNDKREKIRQKNEKKHQRQKERRAQELHEKCSGYLMSRKLEALSQQLVAMGFSSERATMALILNEGRVEESVSWLFEGGEEADKHKEHNLDGGGNLKIDISEELARIADMEIRYKCSRQEVERAVVACEGDLEKAGETLRSQKQEPHSVPSKPEESGDPPTVGNGKLPVVNSQNLLRVPVKPSSSTILPKRDDRDFNYTKVAATAGSSADNGSKNIQSLKKVQPKLDWAKPPQVVVPADKRWPNAGSNPSVSYSLASPLQASPSSAKSEARYVAVGNELKNLQLGTVREPVIVMQRPNQSINPKQTPTSTVSSSPPGTAAGWFPNNSIETMKPNELMPHIPGTRSLSTNGVGTNQLYSQLQYQQHQQPQQLVSSNGSLESPGISRGNSLWNRTGALQTQTLSPASSLGLFSGFGTNGTSGSSSPVDWNSGGGSMVQLDYANIDWSLDRGTSSSRLGGMWSTTSSFRPNNARTYDSFTPGLGVTSAMRPVLSNGGGVSIPGLQERVATAETSTGGSREWTSPFEERDLFSLPRQFVSSPSL; this is encoded by the coding sequence ATGTCTCCAGCATCTAGGTCCAAGCCAAAGGACAAAAAGGGTGGCAAGGAACCACCCAAAGCTGCTTCAAAGCCTTCAAGTGTAAATGCAGGTGCTGCAACACCCACTAGTGGATACAATCCTCTTTTAGGAACATTCCATACGCTTGAGACAGCTCCTGTGACTTCAAATGCTGCTCTTCATGTGAATGGTCGTTTCAGAAATATTGACGAGACAGATGACCATAGTGGGCACTCACTTGGAGCTAGCACTGAGTATGATTCTGTTTCCAATAATGGTAGCTGGTCTGGTGAGTCCGAGGACCATAAAGAGAAAACATCCAATCCTCCTCCGCGGCCAGAGGCAGTACCTGGCTCTGATAACGACAAGCGCGAAAAAATTCGTCAGAAGAATGAGAAGAAGCATCAACGTCAAAAGGAGAGACGAGCTCAAGAATTGCATGAAAAGTGCAGTGGCTATCTCATGTCGAGAAAGCTGGAAGCTCTTTCCCAGCAGCTTGTGGCTATGGGATTCTCTTCAGAAcgagcgacaatggctcttatctTGAATGAAGGCAGAGTAGAAGAATCAGTGTCGTGGTTATTTGAAGGAGGTGAAGAAGCAGATAAACATAAGGAACATAATCTTGATGGTGGGGGTAATCTGAAAATTGACATTTCAGAAGAGCTTGCTCGAATTGCAGACATGGAAATTAGGTATAAGTGCTCCAGGCAGGAGGTTGAAAGAGCAGTAGTTGCCTGTGAGGGTGATCTCGAGAAGGCTGGAGAGACTTTGAGGTCACAAAAGCAGGAACCTCATTCTGTGCCATCTAAGCCTGAAGAAAGTGGTGATCCTCCTACCGTGGGCAATGGCAAGCTTCCAGTTGTCAACAGTCAGAACTTACTTAGAGTACCTGTAAAACCTTCATCCAGCACAATATTGCCAAAGAGGGATGACAGAGACTTCAATTATACTAAAGTTGCAGCCACAGCAGGGTCTTCTGCGGATAATGGGAGCAAAAATATACAATCATTAAAAAAGGTTCAACCGAAACTGGACTGGGCCAAGCCACCGCAGGTGGTGGTGCCTGCTGACAAAAGGTGGCCAAATGCAGGATCGAATCCTTCTGTTTCCTATTCTTTGGCATCTCCTCTGCAGGCATCACCCTCATCTGCCAAGTCAGAAGCTCGTTATGTGGCTGTAGGAAATGAGTTGAAGAATCTACAGCTAGGAACCGTGAGAGAACCAGTCATAGTTATGCAACGACCCAATCAATCAATTAATCCTAAGCAGACTCCCACCTCAACTGTTAGCTCTTCTCCACCTGGAACTGCAGCAGGGTGGTTTCCTAACAATTCTATTGAAACAATGAAACCCAATGAACTGATGCCACATATTCCTGGCACAAGAAGCCTGAGCACAAATGGTGTCGGCACAAACCAGTTGTACAGCCAACTTCAGTATCAACAGCACCAGCAACCACAACAACTTGTTTCTAGCAATGGCTCACTTGAATCACCAGGAATAAGCCGGGGGAATAGTTTGTGGAATAGAACAGGTGCTCTGCAGACACAAACCCTTTCTCCGGCTTCCTCGCTTGGACTCTTCTCTGGGTTTGGAACCAATGGTACATCTGGATCATCATCTCCAGTGGATTGGAACAGCGGTGGTGGCTCAATGGTGCAGCTAGACTACGCCAACATAGACTGGAGTTTAGATCGTGGGACTTCATCATCGAGATTAGGTGGCATGTGGTCAACGACAAGCTCTTTTAGGCCAAACAATGCTCGTACATATGATTCATTTACCCCTGGACTTGGTGTTACATCTGCCATGAGACCTGTCCTGTCCAATGGAGGTGGTGTCTCAATTCCCGGATTGCAGGAAAGAGTTGCGACAGCGGAAACGTCTACTGGTGGTTCTCGGGAGTGGACTTCTCCATTTGAAGAGAGAGATCTTTTTAGCT